In Solanum stenotomum isolate F172 chromosome 6, ASM1918654v1, whole genome shotgun sequence, one DNA window encodes the following:
- the LOC125868741 gene encoding putative F-box protein At1g47790: protein MAMNSEEDSIPQDITIQIFSWLPVKSLMRFRCVSKFHSSIVLEPNFVDLHLSNYSKINRGETKLIACVDDVCYTIEDHHDEEDGNATKYHQIDNFSKLYDRIINCRLAYNYHIESDNGLFCIWYLKYIAICNPATREVRFLPDVLMRVWTLYVQ from the coding sequence ATGGCGATGAATTCTGAAGAAGACTCAATTCCTCAAGATATTACCATCCAAATTTTCTCCTGGCTTCCTGTTAAGTCTTTAATGCGTTTTAGATGTGTTTCGAAATTTCATAGTTCAATTGTGTTGGAACCAAATTTTGTGGATCTCCATTTATCCAATTATTCTAAGATCAATCGTGGTGAGACTAAGTTGATTGCCTGCGTAGACGACGTTTGTTACACTATAGAAGATCATCATGATGAAGAAGATGGAAATGCCACCAAGTATCATCAAATTGACAATTTTAGTAAGTTGTATGATCGAATTATTAATTGTCGTTTAGCTTATAATTATCATATTGAGTCGGATAATGGTTTGTTTTGTATATGGTATCTGAAGTATATTGCCATTTGCAATCCCGCTACTAGAGAAGTAAGATTTCTTCCCGATGTTCTCATGAGGGT
- the LOC125868742 gene encoding LOW QUALITY PROTEIN: lipoxygenase 6, chloroplastic-like (The sequence of the model RefSeq protein was modified relative to this genomic sequence to represent the inferred CDS: deleted 1 base in 1 codon), whose protein sequence is MRIHACAEPYIIATHRQLSCMHPIYKLLHPHMRYTLQVNAFSRKTFISADGIVEALDSAGKYGVELSSTAYKNLWQFDMEALPADLVRRGMAVEDPTAACGVKLVIEDYPYAADGLLIWSAIKELVESYVEHYYSEPESVMLHVELQGWWNEIKNKAHPDKKDEPWWPNLASKEDLSNILASMIWVVSGHHAAINFGQYPLAGYVLHRPTLMWKLIPQVEELEYKQLLLDPEQMFLSSLPTQFQTTKFLAVQDAVSTHSLDEEYLPQLQQLHRFLNNDQQVIKIYELFSARLVEIEQTIKERNEDASLRNRCGAGIAPYELLRPSSSGPGVTGRGVPNSISN, encoded by the exons ATGAGAATCCACGCATGTGCAGAACCATACATTATTGCCACCCATAGGCAGTTAAGCTGTATGCACCCAATTTACAAGCTGCTCCACCCTCATATGCGCTACACATTGCAAGTAAATGCTTTTTCTAGGAAAACTTTTATAAGTGCAGATGGAATTGTTGAGGCACTCGACAGTGCAGGGAAGTATGGGGTAGAGTTAAGCTCTACTGCCTACAAGAACCTATGGCAGTTTGATATGGAAGCATTGCCTGCTGATTTGGTTAGAAG GGGCATGGCTGTGGAAGATCCAACAGCGGCATGTGGAGTGAAACTTGTAATTGAGGACTATCCTTATGCAGCTGATGGCCTTCTCATATGGTCTGCAATAAAAGAACTTGTGGAGTCTTATGTTGAGCATTATTATTCTGAGCCTGAATCTGTCATGTTACATGTTGAGCTCCAAGGTTGGTGGAATGAGATCAAGAACAAGGCG CACCCCGATAAGAAAGATGAACCTTGGTGGCCAAACCTTGCTTCTAAAGAGGACTTATCAAACATACTTGCTTCAATGATTTGGGTTGTTTCTGGTCACCATGCAGCTATAAACTTTGGACAGTATCCATTGGCAGGCTACGTGCTGCATCGCCCCACCTTAATGTGGAAACTCATTCCTCAAGTAGAAGAGCTTGAGTATAAACAGTTACTTCTTGACCCTGAGCAAATGTTTTTATCTTCTTTGCCTACTCAATTTCAGACAACCAAGTTTTTAGCCGTTCAAGATGCTGTATCGACACATTCTCTAGACGAGGAATACTTGCCTCAGCTGCAACAACTTCATCGCTTCTTAAACAATGATcaacaagtaataaaaatatatgaactaTTTTCTGCAAGACTAGTGGAGATTGAGCAGactataaaagaaagaaatgaggaTGCAAGTCTTAGAAACAGATGTGGTGCTGGTATTGCACCCTATGAACTGCTTAGACCCTCATCATCAGGTCCTGGTGTAACTGGTAGGGGTGTGCCTAACAGCATCAGTAACTAA
- the LOC125866833 gene encoding LOW QUALITY PROTEIN: lipoxygenase 6, chloroplastic-like (The sequence of the model RefSeq protein was modified relative to this genomic sequence to represent the inferred CDS: deleted 1 base in 1 codon), whose amino-acid sequence MFIAQSRSTPLSSEIQHVFTIRRKKISQICRYNKSCCKVKAVIQSGNDNKTVKDANFMEKSMEESNGLLVSSGKGRDVKAVVTLRKKIKEKISDKIEDQWESLMNGIGRGILIQLISQDIDPVTKSGKFAESYVRGWLSKPSDHPHIVEYAANFTVPHDFGRPGAIIITNLLDKEIHLVQIVVHGFNEGPLFFSVNTWIHSQKDNPESRIIFQNQAYLPSQTPPGIKDLRREDLLSIRGNGKGERKLHERIYDYDVYNDLGNPDKSEDLARPLVGGKEKPYPRRCRTGRGPTKKDPLAERRIEKPHPVYVPRDETFEEIKQNTFSAGRLKALLHNLVPLIAATLSSSDFIPFTNFTDIDKLYKDGVVLNDDNDPQKNKFLSETLDKVFSVSKRLLKYEIPAIIRRDRFAWLRDNEFARQALAGVNPVNIELLREFPIVSKLDPAVYGPPDSAITRDLIEQELNGMSVEEAIQDKRLFILDYHDMLLPFIGKMNSLPGRKAYASRTLFFYTSRGVLKPIVVELSLPPTPSSPRNKRIFSHGQDATNHWIWNLAKAHVCSNDAGVHQLVNHWLRTHACMEPYIIATHRHLSSIHPIYKLLHPHMRYTLEINALARQSLINGGGVIEACFSPGRYSMEISSAAYKSMWRFDMEALPADLLRRGMAVEDTSMPLGVQLVIEDYPYAADGLLIWSAIKEYVESYVDHYYSEPNSVTSDVELQGWWNEIKNKGHVDKKNEPWWPKLVTKEDLSGILTTMIWTASAQHAAINFGQYPFGGYVPNRPTLMRKLIPHEDDPSYENFILHPEYTFLASLPTQLQATKVMAVQDTLSTHSADEEYMYQLHEIQLFSVNDHEVLKILKRFSAKLKEIEDTINQRNKDIRLKNRSGAGVPPYELLLPTSGPGVTCRGIPNSISI is encoded by the exons ATGTTTATAGCTCAATCAAGATCCACTCCACTTAGTTCAGAAATTCAACATGTATTCACCAtcagaagaaagaaaatcagTCAGATTTGTAGATATAATAAGTCTTGTTGTAAAGTTAAAGCTGTGATTCAAAGTGGAAATGATAACAAGACAGTGAAAGATGCAAACTTTATGGAGAAATCTATGGAAGAGAGTAATGGGTTGTTGGTATCTTCTGGTAAAGGGAGAGATGTGAAGGCAGTGGTAACTTTGAGGAAGAAGATTAAGGAGAAGATTAGTGATAAGATTGAAGATCAATGGGAGTCACTAATGAATGGGATTGGAAGAGGAATCTTGATTCAGCTTATTAGTCAAGATATTGATCCTG TTACCAAATCAGGAAAGTTTGCGGAGTCTTATGTGAGGGGTTGGTTGTCCAAGCCTTCTGATCATCCACATATAGTTGAATATGCTGCAAATTTCACTGTACCACACGATTTTGGACGTCCTGGCGCTATCATTATTACCAATCTCCTTGACAAAGAGATACACTTGGTGCAGATTGTTGTTCATGGCTTTAATGAAGGACCTTTATTCTTTAGTGTTAATACATGGATACACTCTCAAAAAGATAATCCAGAGAGTAGAATTATCTTCCAAAATCAG GCATATCTACCATCTCAAACACCACCTGGTATCAAGGATCTTCGACGTGAAGACTTGTTGAGCATTCGTGGCAATGGTAAAGGCGAAAGGAAGCTACATGAACGAatctatgattatgatgtttATAATGATTTAGGCAATCCTGACAAAAGTGAGGATCTTGCTAGGCCACTGGTAGGTGGCAAAGAGAAACCTTATCCTAGGCGCTGTCGGACTGGTAGAGGTCCAACTaagaaag ATCCACTTGCagaaagaagaatagagaaaCCTCATCCAGTTTACGTCCCTAGAGACGaaacttttgaagaaattaagCAAAATACTTTTTCTGCTGGAAGGTTGAAAGCTCTGTTACATAACCTGGTACCATTAATTGCGGCTACATTGTCAAGCTCAGAC TTCATTCCCTTTACAAACTTCACTGACATAGATAAACTGTATAAGGATGGGGTTGTCTTGAATGATGATAATGATCCACAGAAGAATAAATTTCTTTCTGAAACTTTGGATAAAGTGTTTTCTGTCAGCAAAAGGTTGCTCAAGTACGAGATTCCTGCTATAATCAGAC GGGATAGATTTGCTTGGTTGCGAGATAATGAGTTTGCGCGACAAGCTTTAGCAGGGGTTAACCCTGTGAACATTGAACTTTTGAGG GAATTTCCAATTGTTAGCAAGCTAGATCCAGCTGTTTATGGCCCCCCTGATTCAGCTATTACGCGGGATCTTATAGAACAAGAGCTTAACGGAATGAGTGTTGAAGAG GCTATTCAAGATAAGAGATTGTTTATACTTGATTATCATGACATGCTTTTGCCTTTTAttgggaagatgaactccttgcCAGGGAGAAAAGCTTATGCATCAAGAACACTTTTCTTCTATACATCCAGAGGTGTTCTAAAGCCAATTGTTGTTGAACTGTCACTGCCTCCGACACCTTCTTCACCTAGGAACAAGCGTATATTCTCCCATGGACAAGATGCAACCAATCACTGGATATGGAATCTAGCCAAAGCACATGTTTGTTCAAATGATGCTGGTGTCCATCAGTTGGTGAACCACTG GTTAAGGACTCATGCTTGTATGGAACCATATATCATTGCAACCCATAGGCATCTTAGCTCAATACACCCAATTTATAAGCTACTTCACCCTCATATGCGCTACACGCTGGAAATCAATGCGCTTGCAAGGCAGAGTTTGATAAATGGGGGTGGAGTTATTGAAGCATGTTTTAGTCCTGGAAGGTATtcaatggaaataagttccgcCGCTTACAAGAGCATGTGGCGGTTTGATATGGAAGCACTGCCTGCAGATTTACTAAGAAG GGGAATGGCTGTGGAGGATACATCGATGCCTTTGGGGGTGCAACTGGTGATTGAAGACTACCCTTATGCAGCAGATGGCCTTCTCATATGGTCTGCAATAAAAGAATATGTGGAGTCCTATGTTGATCACTACTATTCCGAGCCTAATTCTGTCACGTCTGACGTTGAGCTCCAGGGCTGGTGGAATGAGATCAAGAACAAGGGACACGTGGATAAGAAAAATGAACCTTGGTGGCCAAAGCTTGTTACTAAAGAAGACTTGTCTGGCATACTCACCACAATGATCTGGACTGCCTCAGCCCAACATGCAGCAATAAACTTCGGGCAGTACCCTTTCGGAGGTTATGTACCTAACCGTCCTACCCTTATGCGAAAGCTCATTCCACATGAAGATGATCCCAGCTATGAGAACTTTATTCTTCACCCTGAGTACACTTTTCttgcatctttgcctactcaaCTCCAAGCTACTAAAGTGATGGCTGTTCAAGATACCTTGTCGACTCATTCAGCAGACGAGGAATACATGTATCAGTTACACGAAATTCAACTATTCTCCGTAAATGATCATgaagttttgaagattttgaaaagATTCTCTGCCAAATTAAAGGAGATAGAAGATACCATCAACCAACGAAACAAGGATATCCGTCTTAAGAATCGAAGTGGTGCTGGTGTTCCTCCATATGAACTGCTGCTACCTACTTCTGGTCCTGGAGTTACCTGTCGCGGTATTCCGAACAGCATCTCTATCTGA